One genomic window of Bacillus mycoides includes the following:
- a CDS encoding VOC family protein: MKKTIDHIGIAVRDIDSTIQFYEKVLSGTLIDRYVSEAPGVESEVAILEVDGDRIELLAPTNNTTSPIARFIKQKGKGVHHVAYRVDDLDVALEELKEQGIRTLEHTLRINKHGRRLIYLNPADTEGTIIEYCDYPEEK; encoded by the coding sequence ATGAAAAAAACAATTGACCATATCGGGATCGCAGTTCGTGATATAGATAGTACGATACAGTTTTATGAAAAGGTTTTATCAGGGACTTTAATAGATCGATACGTAAGTGAAGCACCCGGTGTTGAAAGCGAAGTAGCCATTCTTGAAGTTGATGGTGATAGAATCGAATTACTTGCGCCGACGAATAACACAACTTCTCCAATAGCACGATTTATAAAGCAAAAAGGGAAAGGTGTCCATCATGTTGCGTATCGTGTAGATGATTTAGATGTAGCTTTAGAAGAATTAAAGGAACAAGGCATTCGAACGTTAGAGCATACCCTTCGAATTAATAAACATGGTAGACGATTAATTTATCTTAACCCAGCGGATACAGAGGGAACAATCATTGAGTATTGTGATTATCCGGAAGAGAAGTAA
- a CDS encoding copper resistance CopC/CopD family protein, which yields MIVKVMRRLGAWLLIACVFIILIPKSTSAHAYVVKSNPTENETLKKAPSIVKIEFDEDIQVSSFNTLFVRDTSGKRVDLKDARIDKKNKKLLEAGLKENLKNGLYSIQWKAISADGHPIQGVIPFRIGLAEAGTDDIQVEEMGYVPQIDMIMERGVLYTSFSLFLGVLFFNLIMYKGNATPVQSRSKRIIWISLFGIFISLLFNLPLQAKINADVSWLEAFDPILLKETLQLSVFGYVWITQMALISTLMIVTYFAVKREKLSSFKVWSIPIVLFIGLLVMKAFNSHAYGLKFKEIAVVMDFLHLFAASLWIGGLSSIVLLLRKADDKWTMYWDAIKRFSPWATGAVIVILLTGLFNSTFFTPTIHSLFDTKYGLALLAKILLFVCMGILGIIHYVKGRMRAQQRLGATVKVEFIIGIIVFVIVAFMTNVQTPPMPPTGPFTESKQLDNGYELTLHVSPNKVGQNAFHITLKDENGQPVTDMEQIVLTTQSLDMNMGKGSFKVSAVSPGEYEAEGMYINMTGNWNIHVHGLTKFLDSFDIDYKFIVGGR from the coding sequence ATGATTGTGAAAGTAATGCGAAGGTTAGGGGCATGGCTATTAATAGCGTGCGTGTTTATCATATTGATACCAAAAAGCACATCTGCTCATGCGTATGTTGTGAAATCAAACCCTACTGAAAATGAAACGTTGAAGAAAGCACCATCTATTGTGAAAATTGAATTCGATGAGGACATACAAGTTTCAAGTTTTAATACATTGTTCGTAAGAGATACCTCAGGTAAAAGAGTAGATTTAAAAGATGCTCGTATTGATAAGAAAAACAAAAAATTATTAGAAGCTGGGTTAAAAGAGAATCTCAAAAATGGTCTTTACTCTATTCAGTGGAAAGCCATTTCAGCTGACGGGCATCCGATTCAAGGAGTTATTCCATTCCGGATTGGATTAGCAGAAGCGGGAACAGACGATATACAAGTAGAAGAGATGGGCTATGTTCCGCAAATCGATATGATCATGGAACGTGGGGTTCTATATACAAGTTTCTCACTATTTTTAGGAGTTCTATTCTTTAATCTTATTATGTATAAAGGGAATGCAACCCCAGTTCAATCAAGGAGTAAGAGAATAATATGGATATCATTATTTGGGATATTTATTAGTTTACTATTCAATCTACCATTGCAGGCGAAAATAAATGCTGATGTTTCATGGTTAGAAGCATTCGATCCTATATTATTAAAAGAAACATTACAGCTATCTGTTTTTGGTTATGTATGGATAACTCAAATGGCTCTTATTAGTACGCTTATGATTGTTACATATTTTGCGGTGAAGCGTGAGAAGCTTTCGTCGTTTAAAGTATGGAGCATTCCAATTGTATTATTTATTGGGTTACTTGTTATGAAAGCCTTCAATAGTCATGCATATGGACTAAAGTTTAAAGAAATTGCTGTCGTTATGGACTTTCTACATTTATTCGCAGCTTCGTTATGGATTGGGGGGCTATCATCGATTGTTCTTCTTTTACGTAAAGCGGATGACAAGTGGACTATGTATTGGGATGCGATTAAGCGTTTTTCACCGTGGGCAACAGGTGCTGTCATAGTGATTTTATTAACGGGTCTTTTTAACAGTACATTTTTTACTCCCACGATCCATTCCCTATTTGATACGAAGTATGGATTGGCCTTATTAGCAAAGATACTTTTATTCGTGTGTATGGGGATATTGGGAATTATTCATTATGTGAAAGGGAGAATGCGAGCGCAGCAAAGGTTAGGAGCTACGGTGAAAGTAGAGTTTATCATTGGAATTATCGTTTTTGTAATCGTAGCGTTTATGACAAATGTACAAACGCCGCCGATGCCTCCTACGGGACCTTTTACAGAGAGTAAACAATTAGATAATGGATATGAACTTACTTTACATGTAAGTCCTAATAAGGTAGGACAGAATGCATTTCATATTACTTTGAAGGATGAGAATGGACAGCCTGTTACTGATATGGAACAAATTGTATTGACGACTCAATCTTTAGATATGAATATGGGCAAAGGTTCATTTAAAGTTTCGGCAGTGTCACCGGGAGAATATGAAGCGGAAGGAATGTATATTAACATGACAGGAAACTGGAATATACATGTTCATGGGTTAACAAAATTCCTTGATAGTTTCGATATAGATTATAAATTTATTGTAGGTGGCAGATAA
- a CDS encoding DMT family transporter: MTQLSRTKATIILTFLVIMWGINWPLSKFALHYTPPVLFAGIRTLIGGFILLIFALPKYRQLNLKETWHLYFISSLLNIILFYGLQTVGLQYMPAGLFSAIVFLQPVLLGIFSWIWLEEAMYGLKIFGLILGFIGVGVISSSSLTGHISIIGVLLALGCAIGWALGTVFIKKTGHRVNAIWMVTLQLIIGGLCLIGFGSEFESWSNIAWSIPFVSVLLFISVFVIAMGWLAYFTLVGAGEASKVGTYTFLIPLIAIIVSSIFLHEAITISLFIGLLFIIVSICFVNIKPKALAVGQQVEVK; the protein is encoded by the coding sequence GTGACACAGCTTTCTCGAACTAAAGCGACAATAATTCTTACCTTTCTCGTTATTATGTGGGGAATTAATTGGCCGTTATCAAAATTCGCTTTGCATTACACACCACCCGTACTTTTTGCAGGGATTAGAACATTAATAGGAGGATTTATCCTACTTATTTTCGCATTACCGAAATACAGACAGTTAAATTTAAAGGAAACTTGGCATCTATACTTTATTTCATCTTTACTCAATATTATTTTATTTTACGGATTACAAACTGTCGGACTTCAATACATGCCCGCCGGACTATTCTCCGCAATCGTATTTCTCCAACCCGTCTTACTTGGCATTTTCTCATGGATTTGGCTTGAAGAGGCAATGTATGGCTTGAAAATTTTCGGACTTATTCTTGGATTTATTGGTGTAGGGGTTATTAGTTCTAGTAGTTTAACTGGACATATTTCTATTATCGGTGTTCTACTTGCTTTAGGCTGTGCTATCGGCTGGGCACTCGGCACAGTATTTATTAAGAAAACTGGACACCGCGTTAATGCCATTTGGATGGTAACACTTCAGCTTATTATTGGCGGACTTTGCTTAATCGGATTTGGTTCAGAATTTGAAAGCTGGTCTAACATCGCTTGGAGTATACCATTTGTAAGTGTACTACTATTCATCTCAGTCTTTGTTATTGCAATGGGATGGCTCGCTTACTTTACACTTGTAGGAGCTGGTGAGGCAAGTAAAGTGGGGACTTATACGTTCCTTATCCCTCTTATCGCTATTATTGTAAGCTCTATTTTCTTACATGAGGCCATTACAATTAGCTTATTCATCGGACTTTTATTTATTATCGTAAGCATTTGTTTTGTAAATATAAAGCCGAAAGCACTTGCTGTAGGGCAGCAAGTTGAAGTGAAATAA
- a CDS encoding DsbA family oxidoreductase, with translation MTVKMKVYSDFICPFCFLAKGPLDEVAKEKDVEIEWMPFELRPSPYSKIDPWNEPDKLGSWDAFILPTAKKLGIEMRLPRVSPHPYTHLAFEGCQFAKEHGLGNEYHHRVFTAFFQEEQNIEDIDVLTKLAVEVGLPEAEFKDALVTRKYKEKHQEAIQHAYDEANIMAVPTVMIGDEVIQGLASKETLQRVIDKEIEKDKTNSFEGMKCNTDGYC, from the coding sequence ATGACTGTAAAAATGAAAGTATACTCAGATTTTATATGTCCGTTTTGTTTTTTAGCAAAAGGCCCATTAGATGAAGTAGCGAAAGAGAAAGATGTGGAAATCGAATGGATGCCATTTGAATTGCGTCCAAGTCCATATTCTAAAATAGATCCTTGGAACGAACCGGATAAGTTAGGTTCATGGGATGCTTTCATTCTTCCTACTGCAAAAAAATTAGGAATTGAAATGCGCTTACCACGTGTTTCACCGCATCCATACACACATTTAGCTTTCGAAGGATGTCAATTTGCGAAAGAACATGGACTTGGAAATGAGTATCATCACAGAGTATTTACAGCGTTTTTCCAAGAAGAACAAAACATTGAGGATATTGATGTTTTAACAAAACTGGCGGTAGAAGTAGGACTTCCTGAAGCTGAATTTAAAGATGCTTTAGTAACTCGTAAATATAAAGAAAAGCATCAAGAAGCAATTCAGCATGCATATGATGAAGCGAATATTATGGCGGTACCAACTGTCATGATTGGTGATGAAGTCATTCAAGGGCTTGCTAGTAAAGAAACGTTACAAAGAGTAATTGATAAGGAAATTGAAAAAGATAAAACAAACTCATTTGAGGGAATGAAATGTAATACGGATGGATATTGTTAA
- a CDS encoding LysR family transcriptional regulator, which translates to MTITQLQILIKTVELGSFTKAARVLNMTQPAVSHAISSIESELGVTILIRDKRKGLIVTDVGNRILVHIREILNGVEKIEQEVAMEKGHEVGTIRIGSFPSASAYFLPKMINIFREKYPNLELVLCEGTLKEVEDWLVSRVIDIGIVILPNKDMEIVPLTKGKMVVVLREDHPLCKKDSITIDDLENEPIILCKGGYEPPIIDMFKQANVPLRAEYIISTVTTALNMIQEGLGLAILAELSLTSLPKNIQTRELEPQVWREIALAVPSLKDSSLAVQLFIEEFQELFAE; encoded by the coding sequence ATGACCATTACACAACTGCAAATATTAATAAAAACTGTTGAGTTAGGTAGTTTTACGAAGGCTGCTAGGGTGTTAAATATGACACAGCCAGCTGTAAGTCATGCGATTTCAAGTATTGAGTCAGAGTTAGGAGTTACCATTCTTATACGCGATAAACGAAAAGGGCTAATTGTTACGGATGTTGGAAATAGAATTCTTGTACATATTAGAGAAATCTTAAACGGCGTTGAGAAGATTGAACAAGAAGTGGCGATGGAGAAAGGGCATGAAGTTGGAACAATTCGAATCGGGAGTTTTCCGAGTGCCTCGGCATATTTTTTACCCAAAATGATTAATATCTTTCGTGAAAAGTATCCGAATTTAGAATTAGTTCTTTGCGAGGGTACACTTAAAGAAGTAGAAGATTGGCTAGTATCACGAGTAATTGATATCGGAATTGTTATTTTACCTAATAAAGATATGGAAATCGTGCCCTTAACGAAGGGGAAAATGGTTGTTGTCTTAAGAGAGGATCACCCTCTTTGTAAGAAAGATTCTATTACAATAGATGATTTAGAGAATGAACCAATCATATTATGTAAGGGTGGGTACGAACCACCCATTATCGATATGTTTAAACAAGCGAACGTACCACTTCGGGCCGAATATATAATTTCAACAGTTACAACAGCTTTAAATATGATTCAAGAAGGATTAGGACTCGCAATTTTGGCTGAGTTATCTTTGACGAGTTTACCAAAGAATATACAAACGAGAGAATTGGAACCGCAAGTATGGAGAGAAATCGCTTTAGCTGTTCCTTCATTAAAGGATTCTTCACTTGCTGTACAGCTATTTATTGAAGAATTCCAAGAGTTGTTTGCAGAATAA
- a CDS encoding YcnI family copper-binding membrane protein — protein MKRIKKLGTTMIVTIIAMGIFSLPVSAHVTVKPATSDVSSWETYTIKVPVEKNMATTKVTLKIPSGVEFQQYEPVPGWKVEEQKDAAGKVKTVIWEATGEGILPGQFQRFTFVAKNPDKEQQIAWNAYQQYKDGEIVEWTGDEKAEKPHSLTTIAKGTSLTGEHGEVSSVEKNEGTSNMQTIAIVLSILAIVSSVCTCIFVVRRKK, from the coding sequence ATGAAACGTATAAAAAAATTAGGAACAACAATGATAGTGACAATAATTGCAATGGGAATTTTTTCGTTACCTGTAAGTGCTCATGTGACTGTAAAACCAGCAACGTCTGACGTTAGCTCTTGGGAGACGTATACAATAAAGGTACCTGTTGAAAAGAATATGGCAACAACAAAAGTCACACTAAAAATACCATCTGGAGTTGAGTTTCAACAGTACGAGCCAGTGCCAGGGTGGAAAGTGGAAGAACAAAAAGATGCAGCTGGAAAAGTTAAAACTGTAATATGGGAAGCAACAGGAGAAGGGATTTTACCTGGCCAGTTCCAACGATTTACTTTCGTTGCTAAAAATCCAGATAAAGAGCAACAAATAGCTTGGAATGCATATCAACAATATAAAGATGGAGAAATTGTTGAATGGACAGGCGATGAGAAAGCTGAGAAGCCGCATTCACTTACTACGATTGCAAAAGGTACATCATTAACAGGAGAACATGGTGAAGTATCTAGTGTGGAAAAAAATGAAGGTACAAGTAATATGCAAACAATAGCAATTGTCTTATCTATTTTGGCGATTGTATCGTCGGTATGTACGTGTATTTTTGTAGTCCGTCGTAAAAAGTAA
- a CDS encoding nitroreductase family protein translates to MSATTTNLKEAIVNRRSIRKVTKSDAITKERIEEVLKTALHAPTSFNMQSGRMVVLMDGEHEKFWDIVKETLRSRVPAENFEATVERLKGFHAGVGTVLFFEDQATVEKMQENAPLYKDQFPFWSHQGNAMLQHTVWMLLSAEGIGASLQHYNPIVDAEVKATWNIPAEWSLVGQMPFGEPNEQPGERTFLPTEDVVKFY, encoded by the coding sequence ATGTCAGCAACTACAACAAACTTAAAAGAAGCAATTGTGAACCGTCGTTCAATTCGTAAAGTAACAAAGAGCGATGCAATTACGAAAGAAAGAATTGAAGAAGTTTTAAAAACAGCTTTACATGCACCGACTTCTTTCAATATGCAAAGTGGCCGTATGGTTGTATTAATGGATGGAGAGCATGAAAAGTTTTGGGATATCGTAAAAGAAACACTTAGATCACGCGTGCCAGCAGAAAACTTTGAAGCGACTGTAGAAAGACTAAAAGGCTTCCATGCAGGTGTAGGAACAGTACTATTCTTTGAAGATCAAGCAACGGTAGAAAAAATGCAAGAAAATGCACCATTATATAAAGATCAGTTCCCATTCTGGTCTCATCAAGGAAATGCAATGTTACAACATACTGTATGGATGCTATTATCTGCTGAAGGAATTGGAGCGTCATTACAACATTACAATCCAATCGTAGATGCTGAAGTGAAAGCAACTTGGAACATACCAGCAGAGTGGAGCTTAGTAGGACAAATGCCATTTGGTGAGCCAAATGAACAACCAGGGGAAAGAACATTCTTACCTACTGAAGATGTAGTGAAATTTTATTAA
- the brnQ gene encoding branched-chain amino acid transport system II carrier protein — protein sequence MANKVPFSFIVVIGLMLFALFFGAGNLIFPAMLGQSAGENVWIANAGFLVTGVGLPLLGVLAFGFSGKDDLQSLASRAHPVFGIVFTTVLYLAIGPLFAIPRTGNVSYEIGLKPFMPEGLGSTPLILFTIIFFSITCFFSLNPAKIVDIVGKILTPIKLTFIGILVIVAFIHPIGEMQAPVEGYTSHAFFKGFQEGYLTMDTLASFVFGIIIINAIKEKGAKTKTQIMVVCAKATLIAASILAIIYTALSYMGASSVAKLGHLENGGEVLAKVSNYYFGSYGGVLLGLMITVACLTTSVGLVSACSSFFHKLFPNVPYKAIAITLCVFSAIVANVGLTQLIAVSVPVLTAIYPLAIVLIFLTFFHSLFKGRAEVYQVSLIVTFIISLFDGLSAAGVNIEVVSRVFTKFLPMQEVGLGWIFPAIIGGFIGYGISVVKTKNGVQPAADANKKIS from the coding sequence ATGGCGAATAAAGTACCATTTTCGTTTATAGTAGTTATCGGATTAATGTTATTTGCACTATTTTTTGGAGCGGGAAATTTAATATTCCCAGCGATGCTTGGTCAATCGGCAGGTGAGAATGTATGGATTGCTAACGCTGGATTTTTAGTAACAGGAGTAGGTTTACCATTACTAGGTGTATTAGCATTTGGTTTTTCAGGTAAAGATGATTTACAGTCATTAGCAAGTCGTGCTCACCCAGTGTTTGGGATTGTGTTTACAACAGTTTTATACTTAGCAATCGGTCCGTTATTTGCAATACCAAGAACAGGAAATGTTTCTTATGAAATTGGTCTTAAGCCGTTTATGCCAGAGGGATTAGGTTCTACACCGTTAATTCTTTTCACAATTATATTCTTTAGCATCACTTGTTTTTTTTCGCTAAATCCTGCGAAAATTGTCGATATTGTTGGGAAAATATTAACGCCAATTAAATTGACATTCATCGGTATTTTAGTAATCGTTGCTTTTATTCATCCGATTGGAGAAATGCAAGCACCAGTTGAAGGGTATACATCACATGCATTTTTCAAAGGATTCCAAGAAGGATACTTAACGATGGACACGCTTGCATCATTCGTATTCGGAATCATCATCATTAATGCAATTAAAGAAAAAGGTGCGAAAACGAAAACACAAATTATGGTTGTTTGTGCAAAAGCAACACTGATCGCTGCATCTATTTTAGCAATTATTTATACAGCTCTTTCTTATATGGGAGCTTCAAGCGTTGCGAAGCTTGGACATTTAGAAAACGGCGGAGAAGTATTAGCAAAAGTTTCTAACTACTATTTCGGATCATATGGCGGAGTATTATTAGGGTTAATGATTACAGTTGCTTGTTTAACAACAAGTGTGGGACTTGTATCAGCATGCTCTTCATTCTTCCATAAGTTATTTCCAAATGTTCCTTACAAAGCAATTGCAATTACGTTATGTGTGTTTAGTGCTATTGTTGCAAATGTTGGATTAACGCAATTAATCGCAGTTTCTGTTCCAGTATTAACAGCAATTTATCCACTAGCAATCGTGTTGATTTTCTTAACATTCTTCCACTCATTATTCAAAGGAAGAGCTGAAGTTTATCAAGTGAGTTTAATCGTAACGTTTATCATCAGCTTATTTGATGGATTAAGTGCAGCTGGAGTTAACATTGAAGTAGTAAGCCGTGTGTTCACTAAATTCCTTCCGATGCAGGAAGTAGGATTAGGCTGGATCTTCCCAGCGATTATCGGTGGATTTATCGGCTATGGTATTAGCGTTGTAAAAACGAAAAATGGAGTGCAACCAGCAGCTGATGCAAATAAGAAAATAAGTTAA
- a CDS encoding Rrf2 family transcriptional regulator — protein sequence MKISSRFSIAVHMLSILKNNPSSLCTSDYMAESVNTNPVVIRKIMSYLKQAGFVYVNRGPGGAGLLKDLHEITLLDVYHAVNVVEEDKLFNIHEQPNPDCPIGANIQAVLEVILIQAQSAMEEVLRNITMGQLFESLQEKMNV from the coding sequence ATGAAAATTAGTAGCCGCTTTTCTATAGCTGTTCATATGTTATCTATTTTAAAAAACAATCCATCTTCACTTTGCACTTCAGACTATATGGCCGAAAGTGTAAATACAAATCCGGTAGTAATTCGTAAAATAATGTCTTACTTGAAACAAGCTGGATTTGTTTACGTAAATCGTGGGCCAGGTGGTGCGGGATTATTAAAGGATTTACATGAAATCACATTGTTAGATGTGTATCATGCAGTGAATGTAGTAGAAGAAGACAAACTATTTAACATTCATGAACAACCAAATCCAGATTGTCCAATTGGAGCAAATATTCAAGCTGTGTTAGAAGTTATTTTAATTCAAGCTCAATCTGCGATGGAAGAAGTTTTGAGAAATATTACGATGGGGCAGTTATTTGAATCTTTGCAAGAGAAAATGAATGTGTAA